From Vigna radiata var. radiata cultivar VC1973A unplaced genomic scaffold, Vradiata_ver6 scaffold_153, whole genome shotgun sequence:
ttatttctttagtttccTTTCCGGCCAAAAAAGTAACCTGTTTCTCCCTTTCGGCGAAATTTTTAATCACAGTGATAAAGGCAAAAATGGAAGCTCTCTCTTTGTTATCGGTGGATGAATGCAAACCTCGCTCTCTTTCTTGAGAAAGAATACGATGGCCATGCTCAACCAAATACTGAGATGGCTGAAGAAACCAAAGGTGCTGAGACTTGTATGTCTTGCTTCATCTGTTGTTGGATTGGTCTGTCATGCACTCTGTTCCTCTTTCAACCATTTACTGGGAAACTGGAGCCGCTGGAAGATGCTTCTTTACATTGCTTTCAGCTTCATCATTTGCCTTGCCGTCTTGTTCGCACCGGCAAGGTCGAGCTCCACCTCTCTCCGGCTGGAATCTCATGTGTCATTTTTGGTTCTCATAATCACTTCTTTTCATTCctttttgtttgataatttcGTGAAGGGTAAACCAGATGGATACAGCGTGGTCTCCTTTGCTGCTTTTGCTACCATGTCACTTGGCTTGTCAGATCTTACTCAATTTGGATTCCAGATCGATCTACTATATTTTTTCTGCGGAGGTCTACTAGTACAACTCATGAAGATCAAATTGTGGTTAGTCACTGTTGGAGGGGGTTTCACTTATTCCCTCCTCCAGCTTCGTTACTATCCGAGCGACTCAAACGGAGAGAACCTTCGGCTCGAGAACCACAATCAAGTAATCATTCAAGTTAATGATTCAGGGAGTGTACCTACAAGTCATGAACAAGCTGATTTTGACGGTGCTTTTGGTACCTCATCAGAACATCGAAGAAGCATGTCACAAGAAGCTAATGTTGATGTTGACAGTGCTCTTGCTACCTCACCAGAACATCGAAGAAGCATGTCACAAGAAGCTGAGGTTGATGTTGACAGTGTTCTTGGTACCTCACCAGAACATCGAAGAAGGATGTCCCAAGAAGCTAATGCTGATGTTGACAGTAATCTTCGTATCTCACCAGAAGATGGGGATCTTGGATTCCAAGACCATCCACTCACTCAAAGCAATTCACCTTCACAAGATGAAAGCGTTGATGATGGGCTTATCATCCAACAACAGCTTATGAATTGTATAAAGGAACTTGAGAAGGAGAATAAGATGCTTGTTCCCTTTGTTTGCAGTCATGTTGACAAATACCTTAAAGCCGTATTTGGCTCCAAAGAAGAACCGTATGCTGATGTCAACATGGTTTTGCATGCACTTCCAACGGAAATTATGAGGCGCCTAAAGGAAATCGTGAAGCTGACGGTAGATGCAGGTTTCGCGGGGGAATGCAGCGACATTTACAGTACATGGCGAAGAACGTTTGTAGAACAGTGTCTACGAAAACTTCGTCTGGAATTTCAAACGTCCAACAATAAGGACGTTACGAAGTGGTCAAAAACCTGCAAGGCAGTTTGTAAGATATTTTTTCCCAATGAAAGAAGACTCTGCGATTACCTCTTTTCAGGTTTATCTGTCGCTGGGGATGTCTCCTTCGAGAAGGTTTGCAAGAGAGTGACGATTGTTCTACTGGAATTTACCCATATCACCATAACAACTAAGAACTATTCGAGGAATCTTTTGTTCAACATCGTCCCTAAAATGTTGGAGTCATTGGGCGAGCTGGAACCGAATTTCATCCCTTGTAACAATTTGTCGTTCGTACCTGACCTTGGAGACATTCAGCAATTATTGGCTATGGTAAACAACTTTAGGGATATTATTTACCCTGGTAATGTGCAGGCACCTGTTACCCACAAAGAGATTCATCTCTTTACTAAGGAATCAATGAACTACATCTGTAGAAGTTGTGTAGTTTGGACAAAGGGGAGGGCTGGCCAATCTGACCGCGTCGGTAATTCTTCATTTTGGGTGGTGATAGGAAGGATGGTTGATTTGCTAGAGAGCGAGTTGGAAGCCATTTCTAAAGACTTCTACGCTGGCAATAAAGATCACTATCTTTTTATGGTCAGTTGTCTCTGCTACATATCAGAAAGGACGCATGATTTCAAAATGGACAATGAATGGTTTCAACAACGCAGAGCAAAGGTCACCCGAAACTTGGAATTGTATGCAGAAAGTTTGCTGAATGAGGAGATCTCagagaataaaaaacatttcGATTCGATTATGCGTTCGTATATTCCAGCGATGCATCCGGAAGACAAGAAAACTGTATGAAGTTTGCAAGAATTGGAATACAAAATTACAGTCTCACGAGTATCCTATAAAATGCgttttattgtgtttattgtaatgtaattaaaaatttgatcctatatttattgtgtttatttaatttgattttttttaaaattcaattttcattatatttaaagtgattttatgtgattttttttaattaacgtTAATATCATTCAAAAGGTATGTCAtgtcattttattgtttttaggaTTTGACATTTACCGCTATCTACATGAGTTTTGAGTTAGTTTATATGGTTAATGTAATTTGATTCACTTTAAAACTCTTAGAGTaagtttaaaacaattttgttcTAATATACTTTGATCAGGTGAAAATTACAGGTCATATTTGTGTAGAAATTATGCGAAGTGATATTTAAGTCATTCTTTGGTGTGTGAGATCTTTAAATTGGAAATACTAAATCTTAACTTGATTAATTGGATTGAAACTAATTTTATGCAATGCTTAGAAATGATTGACCCATTCCTTATTTTGAACCATGGCCAAATTAAATTACCCACCTTGAAAATAATCCCATTACCCAACCTATTTGAGcaaaaacttttatttctttgattttgagCCTGATTACAAGATAATGGAGTGAAGAGCtttaattgaaaaagtaaaagaactggaattgttttggaaattaacattaaataagTGTTAAGGTTTGGAAACAAAATAGGAGTGTTGATTCACTTAGCAAGGCCAAAATTTGCGAgccaattatatataaaacttaaaaaaaaaaggaaaaatagataaCAATGCATGATTAACTTAGCAACTCAATCTTTCAGTCAGCAAATTTGTAGtagagtttaaaatttttaaaaaggataaaaagaaaagaaacatgaaGGAGAAAAAGACGCATACTTTCATTGTCatgcaaaaaaaatatttacctcATTAAATCTTGCCATTCAAGTTAACATTTGCTTATTGACTTTGGTACCTTGAGACAACTTTAGGGAGATGTCGTTTAGACAACTATAAGTTAACTTTATGTATCTCTGTCACTCAAAATAATTTGGATTAACCATATATATAATGATGGATGTAACAAGCAGAAGGTGAAAGTGTGAAACTGAAGAATTATCCATGCTTACAATGTTATATACATCCTTGCATGCAAATACAATCCAAGCTTCTCAACGCATCAGTCTTATGAAATGTATCTAATAAATGCGTCAAGGTTCCCATCTGAGGATCCACCTGTGCTGATAGCTCTGTGACACATGGCCTTCATTTCCCTTGCCCTGTCTCTGATCTGCTTTCCCTCTCGGCTTTCAAGATTCATAAACCTCTTAACCagcttttctatcttttcttttgccAAAACCTCTTCAGTGTCCAACTTCTCTGCTTCCACCTTACACCCATTCCTCCACTCATCTACAATTTGGCTGCTATTTGGAACTTGATCCAAGAAAAGAGGGAATGTGAGCATTGGTACCCCAGCAAAGAGAGCTTCAAGAGTGGAATTCCATCCACAATGGCTCCAAAATCCACCTACAGAAGAATGAGACAACACCTTCAATTGGTCACACCATGGCACCACCATACCCTTAACTCCACACTTGTCTTTCAACCAAGAAGCATCTGCTCTAGCCACCCAAAGATAACGAACGTTGCTACTGTTTAGTGCTTCAACAATTTGATTCATTTGGGCACCGGACACTGAAAGGAAACTGCCCAAAGAAATGTACAATACTGATTCAGGTGGCTGAGAATCTAGCCATTGTATATAGTCATGGTTATGATCATTGTTCACGGAAGAAGGGTTTTCTCCTAATTCTAAATACGGTATGGCAGGGCCAATGGGATAGACTGGAAATGGATATATAGCTTTTAAGGATTCAATTGTTTCAGCTTCTAACTCGTGGACTGTGGTGAGTAAAAGATAATTTGCTTTGTGAACCTTCGAAATACATTCCAATGCAAGCTGCAGGACTCGTTGATCATTTTCATGAAGCACAGTTCGAAGGTCTGCCAAATGAGCCGAAGAAATTCCAGGAATGTTCTCTACTTGTCCATCTGCATCATTTATAAAAGCCCACAGATAAGACATGTACCTAAATACAATTGCATTACCCTTTTGAAGACAATAAGCAATGAAAAAGGTTTCATTCTTTAACAGTTATGCCAACTCACTACACCAGTCATCATAGTTAGAAATTGAAGACATATATAAGAAAACATACGGCTAAATTCTCTCTAGATCTCAAATTTAACATTAGTTAAGGAACGCAAATGCATCTTCTCCAACGAATACTCAACCAAATATTCATGATATATACCACTGGCaaagtaaataaacaaaatcagaaGTAAAGAAGTGATATACCGAGCTTATCTTTATCAACGTTCAAATGCCGTTGTTGTGCAAATACATCCAGGTGATGAAGCATGGAGTAAAACGACGCCGACATGGTCCAAAACGCAGCCACGGGAATATTCCTTCGATTTGCGAGGGCAATAGGCCAGCGCAGCTCAACGCAGCCGATAATCACGGTCGGTGGCGGCTCGAGCTGATCGAGAAGCCGATCAAAGGGCTCTTCCATGTTCGTCATGACGGCTTCGTAAAAAGCGGGAAAATTGGCGGCTTTGTGGCGCTCGTTAGGGATGACGTTGGGGATGGCCGCGAGGCGAATGGATTCCGGCTTTGGATCGGCGCCGATGAAACCGAGCCACTCCTCGGTGACCACGAAGGTTATGAGAATCTCGTTGGGTCTTCTTGATGCTAGGATCTTGCACAGGTTCATCATGGGGTTGATGTGGCCTCTCCCCGGAAACGGCATCGCCACCACGTGGCATACGCCGCCGCTTCTGCCGCCGCCGCCGGAGTTATGCATAGCCGGAGAAGTGGGTCAATGAGAATCAGTGTTGGATTTTTTGTCTTCTGGAGTGATCTATGTGTTCGCATTTTTCTAGACTGGTGCAGTATGTAgtattaaacaaaaacataactgctttaaataataatttagacaTTGAAGAGATAGATTcttcaacaaaataattttaattaaattttatttattttttaactaaaacacatattaatttgaaaacaaatcccaaaatgctaacaaattatgttaaaaaaatacataagacATTCGAATTGAGTACCTGATATATTCAATCCTTAACGAACATTGGAgattaaaatcttataaatgaaaatatataatggaAAGAAagacattattaaaaatatccaTAAAATCATTGGATTAGAtccaatcaataataaaatcgAAATTACTTTGTATCAATTATATCATGTTGTATATTATGCTTTAATTGAATACTGATTCTAGTTACTAAGGCCTAGATCGTGTTTcccttttatttgtttcatgaTAGAGGCTTTTCACCAACCTTTAATCGAAATCACACAAAAGATTATTTAAAGTTTGTGCTTCCCtcgaaaattttaaaattcttaatagTTTTATTGTTAAATGAAGAGTggtctttaatttaattttatctagtGAAAAAATAGTTGTCAAAATTAAGTTAAGAGGAGAGTAAATAATCAATatctaattata
This genomic window contains:
- the LOC106752618 gene encoding uncharacterized protein LOC106752618 produces the protein MNANLALFLEKEYDGHAQPNTEMAEETKGAETCMSCFICCWIGLSCTLFLFQPFTGKLEPLEDASLHCFQLHHLPCRLVRTGKGKPDGYSVVSFAAFATMSLGLSDLTQFGFQIDLLYFFCGGLLVQLMKIKLWLVTVGGGFTYSLLQLRYYPSDSNGENLRLENHNQVIIQVNDSGSVPTSHEQADFDGAFGTSSEHRRSMSQEANVDVDSALATSPEHRRSMSQEAEVDVDSVLGTSPEHRRRMSQEANADVDSNLRISPEDGDLGFQDHPLTQSNSPSQDESVDDGLIIQQQLMNCIKELEKENKMLVPFVCSHVDKYLKAVFGSKEEPYADVNMVLHALPTEIMRRLKEIVKLTVDAGFAGECSDIYSTWRRTFVEQCLRKLRLEFQTSNNKDVTKWSKTCKAVCKIFFPNERRLCDYLFSGLSVAGDVSFEKVCKRVTIVLLEFTHITITTKNYSRNLLFNIVPKMLESLGELEPNFIPCNNLSFVPDLGDIQQLLAMVNNFRDIIYPGNVQAPVTHKEIHLFTKESMNYICRSCVVWTKGRAGQSDRVGNSSFWVVIGRMVDLLESELEAISKDFYAGNKDHYLFMVSCLCYISERTHDFKMDNEWFQQRRAKVTRNLELYAESLLNEEISENKKHFDSIMRSYIPAMHPEDKKTV
- the LOC106752630 gene encoding UDP-glycosyltransferase 87A1, giving the protein MHNSGGGGRSGGVCHVVAMPFPGRGHINPMMNLCKILASRRPNEILITFVVTEEWLGFIGADPKPESIRLAAIPNVIPNERHKAANFPAFYEAVMTNMEEPFDRLLDQLEPPPTVIIGCVELRWPIALANRRNIPVAAFWTMSASFYSMLHHLDVFAQQRHLNVDKDKLDGQVENIPGISSAHLADLRTVLHENDQRVLQLALECISKVHKANYLLLTTVHELEAETIESLKAIYPFPVYPIGPAIPYLELGENPSSVNNDHNHDYIQWLDSQPPESVLYISLGSFLSVSGAQMNQIVEALNSSNVRYLWVARADASWLKDKCGVKGMVVPWCDQLKVLSHSSVGGFWSHCGWNSTLEALFAGVPMLTFPLFLDQVPNSSQIVDEWRNGCKVEAEKLDTEEVLAKEKIEKLVKRFMNLESREGKQIRDRAREMKAMCHRAISTGGSSDGNLDAFIRYIS